The Medicago truncatula cultivar Jemalong A17 chromosome 4, MtrunA17r5.0-ANR, whole genome shotgun sequence genome includes a region encoding these proteins:
- the LOC25493787 gene encoding probable myosin-binding protein 5, translating to MATRSFIRFVERNIGKFPHFLLCMMLEWVLIISLFIDGLLAFFITEFARFFDLEIPCWLCAKMNHFLTHKTPNFYYNSSMCEAHKKDVSSLAFCYNHKKLSDTRKMCEGCLLSFATQKESNCDTYKSLVGILNKNLDCFVEDSGNIQLSLKDEGVIQVEKNGTQKCSCCGAPLKLKSSISKRKNLVSNLQAPTASPRAHPFIASKCEESRGTESPRILNAKKDYELQQNEDDNDNNLKNQSLELKEVNKGAFWPLLTGSDDINVESPKTPSFPWGSRFFGVPPTDSPNNSPRWSSLSSVSGKKSPLEKMESTSDSTEGNCQDEEVDAVLNNLKRQVRLDRKSLMALYMELDEERSASAVAANNAMAMITRLQEEKATLHMDTSQYQRMMEEQIEYDEEVLQETNELLLKLEEEVKTLDAELEIYRDKYGCLTEDDIKAHGGNNFPFRSVEGEDDVEKDLDLGQPDSSKANNGGGKFKESLKDFRMEKTYLLARKKMENGYPLTEN from the exons ATGGCGACTCGATCATTTATTCGTTTTGTTGAGAGAAATATAGGAAAGTTCCCACACTTTCTGTTGTGCATGATGCTTGAGTGGGTGTTGATAATTTCCTTGTTCATTGATGGGCTTCTAGCATTTTTCATCACAGAATTTGCAAGGTTTTTTGATTTGGAAATTCCATGTTGGCTATGCGCAAAGATGAATCATTTTCTTACTCACAAGACTCCTAATTTTTATTACAACAGTTCCATGTGTGAGGCTCATAAGAAAGACGTTTCGTCTTTGGCATTTTGTTATAATCACAAGAAACTTTCTGATACAAGGAAGATGTGTGAAGGGTGTTTGCTTTCATTCGCAACGCAGAAGGAATCAAATTGTGATACCTATAAGTCTCTTGTAGGGATTTTGAATAAGAATTTGGATTGCTTTGTTGAAGATAGTGGAAACATACAATTAAGTTTGAAGGATGAAGGAGTTATACAGGTCGAGAAAAATGGTACTCAAAAGTGTTCATGTTGTGGAGCACCGTTGAAACTCAAGTCTTCCATATCTAAAAGAAAGAATTTAGTTTCAAATTTACAAGCTCCAACCGCTTCGCCACGAGCTCATCCATTCATCGCGTCAAAATGCGAGGAATCTCGTGGTACAGAATCACCTCGAATATTGAACGCAAAAAAAGATTATGAGCTTCAGCAAAATGAGGATGACAATGACAACAACTTGAAAAATCAGAGTTTAGAAT TAAAAGAAGTAAACAAAGGTGCCTTTTGGCCTCTATTGACAGGGTCCGACGATATAAACGTAGAATCCCCCAAAACCCCATCTTTTCCATGGGGCAGCAGGTTCTTTGGAGTCCCACCTACAGATTCTCCAAACAACAGTCCAAGATGGTCTTCTTTGTCTTCTGTCTCGGGCAAGAAATCACCATTAGAAAAGATGGAATCTACATCTGACTCTACTGAGGGGAATTGTCAAGATGAAGAAGTCGATGCCGTCTTAAATAATTTGAAGAGGCAAGTTCGTTTGGATCGCAAGTCGCTCATGGCTTTGTACATGGAGTTGGATGAAGAGAGAAGTGCTTCAGCTGTTGCTGCCAACAATGCTATGGCAATGATCACCCGCTTGCAGGAAGAGAAGGCAACTTTGCATATGGATACTTCACAATATCAAAGAATGATGGAGGAGCAAATAGAGTATGATGAAGAAGTCTTGCAAGAAACTAATGAATTACTTCTTAAACTAGAAGAAGAAGTCAAAACTTTAGATGCTGAATTGGAGATTTATAGAGATAAATATGGATGTTTGACAGAAGATGATATTAAGGCTCATGGTGGCAATAACTTCCCATTTAGGTCCGTTGAAGGCGAGGATGATGTGGAAAAAGACCTTGATCTTGGTCAACCTGATTCATCGAAGGCAAATAATGGAGGGGGAAAGTTCAAGGAATCACTAAAAGATTTTAGAATGGAGAAAACATATCTTCTTGCGCGGAAGAAAATGGAAAATGGATATCCCTTGACagagaattga
- the LOC25493790 gene encoding uncharacterized protein produces the protein MAHRSSRRRNTAPPETNPPPALAKQPKPTTTKTTIFSSSPSPSHYPKPNQDLIQATKSSSFLVKPFQSLNLGSKKTKQHSQTKHVDSRLQGKSMTTSAIFDSSKPNNNTHQTKITVLTPNHEKESVFLHSKKTLKEKPPQKPSSELERWKLQGLLKNEKKVVEVEKSRKVTVVEKEGGDVKERVSVSMGQSGGGGRRKSLCGSMIDLGDFFAINGAKMVSADMPPFMQIHAVDCARKAFDSMEKFTSKTLALSLKKEFDGVYGPAWHCIVGTSFGSFVTHSVGGFLYFSMDQKLYILIFKTAVQKAD, from the exons ATGGCACACCGTTCTTCCCGCCGGCGAAACACGGCACCACCGGAGACAAATCCACCTCCTGCTTTAGCTAAGCAACCAAAACCCACCACCACAAAAACCACTATCTTCTCATCATCACCTTCACCTTCTCACTATCCAAAACCAAACCAAGATTTGATTCAAGCTACtaaatcttcttcttttttagtTAAACCTTTTCAAAGCCTTAACTTAGGTAgtaaaaaaaccaaacaacatTCTCAAACCAAACATGTTGACTCACGTTTGCAAGGTAAATCCATGACAACCTCAGCTATATTTGATTCATCAAAACCCAACAACAACACACACCAAACGAAAATCACAGTACTAACACCAAATCATGAAAAAGAGAGTGTTTTTTTGCATTCTAAGAAGACCCTTAAAGAGAAACCACCTCAAAAACCTAGTTCAGAATTGGAAAGGTGGAAACTTCAGGGGTTGTTGAAGAATGAGAAAAAGGTGGTTGAGGttgaaaagtcaagaaaagtaaCTGTTGTGGAAAAAGAAGGTGGTGATGTTAAGGAGAGAGTTTCTGTTTCTATGGGTCaaagtggtggtggtggtagaAGAAAATCGTTATGTGGATCAATGATTGATTTAGGTGATTTCTTTGCAATTAATGGGGCGAAAATGGTTTCAGCTGATATGCCACCGTTTATGCAGATCCATGCTGTTGATTGTGCTAGAAAAGCTTTTGATAGTATGGAGAAGTTCACTTCCAAAACCCTAGCATTATCCCTCAAGAAG GAATTTGATGGGGTGTATGGACCAGCATGGCACTGTATTGTGGGGACTAGTTTTGGATCATTTGTGACCCATTCTGTTGGAGGATTTTTATATTTCTCAATGGATCAAAAATTGTACATCCTTATATTTAAGACTGCTGTACAAAAAGCAGATTGA
- the LOC25493789 gene encoding mitochondrial inner membrane protein OXA1 — MAYRRCLLQRGKNLIDRRCNPSFTYILHSDDEGKQRDQPDSAGRISNSFTQTRSFGFGNSLNGSMGFSPSSPFAAGYYNNFCRNMSTTPDQGFDKITELTTDVAHVLSDTAVDAISSQAAPVVSEVAIAAADSFLPVQVLQYAIDAVHTYTGLNWWSAIVVTTLLIRIATVPLLINQLKTTSKLTIMRPRLEELKAEMDGKTFDPQAVAEGQEKMKQLFKEYGVTPFSPLKGLLIQGPVFISFFLAITNMAEKMPSFKHGGAFWFTDLTTPDALYVFPVLTALSFLVVVEFNMQEGMEGNPMGDTMKKFSRVLAFLSVPFTMSFPKALFCYWLTSNLFSFTYGMVLKVPGVKKTLGVPDLPPPDPTRSPPAPFSILEEIKKAASAAKAASAANAASAANGQTSLPVESSKQPTKKISSSSSSSAAVISQRLKSLEKQVKGRKKNKK; from the exons ATGGCTTATAGACGCTGCCTCTTACAAAGAGGGAAAAACCTCATAGATCGAAGATGCAACCCTTCTTTCACCTATATTCTCCATAGCGACGACGAAGGAAAACAACGCGACCAGCCAGATTCAGCAGGAAGAATCAGTAATAGCTTTACCCAAACAAGGTCCTTTGGATTTGGTAACTCTCTTAATGGATCAATGGGTTTTTCCCCATCTTCTCCATTCGCTGCTGgatattataataatttctgTAGAAATATGTCCACGACGCCGGATCAGGGTTTCGATAAGATCACCGAATTGACTACTGATGTAGCTCATGTTCTCTCCGACACGGCCGTCGATGCTATATCTTCTCAGGCTGCTCCCGTTGTTAGTGAAGTTGCCATTGCTGCTGCTGATTCTTTTTTGCCTGTTCAAGTCTTGCAGTATGCCATCGATGCTGTTCATACCTACACCGGCCTTAACTG GTGGTCGGCCATTGTTGTAACAACACTCTTAATTCGAATCGCAACTGTCCCACTCTTAATAAATCAACTCAAGACTACTTCTAAGCTTACT ATCATGAGGCCTCGCTTGGAAGAGTTAAAGGCAGAGATGGATGGGAAG ACATTTGATCCCCAGGCTGTTGCTGAAGGTCAGGAGAAGATGAAACAGCTATTCAAAGA ATATGGCGTGACTCCTTTTTCGCCATTGAAGGGACTCCTTATTCAAGGTCCTGTCttcattagtttttttcttgCG ATAACAAACATGGCTGAAAAAATGCCATCGTTCAAGCATGGTGGAGCTTTCTGGTTTACTGATCTCACAACTCCAGATGCCTTATACGTTTTTCCAGTTTTGACTGCATTGTCATTCTTAGTAGTAGTAGAG TTTAATATGCAAGAAGGAATGGAGGGAAATCCTATGGGTGACACCATGAAAAAATTCTCGAGGGTTCTTGCTTTTCTTTCAGTTCCTTTCACCATGAGTTTTCCAAAG GCGCTATTTTGTTACTGGCTTACATCGAATTTGTTTTCATTTACATATGGAATGG TGCTTAAAGTTCCTGGTGTAAAGAAAACTTTGGGTGTTCCTGATTTACCTCCTCCAGACCCCACCAGATCTCCGCCAGCTCCCTTCTCTATacttgaagaaataaaaaaagctGCGTCAGCCGCGAAGGCTGCATCAGCCGCGAATGCTGCATCAGCTGCAAATGGTCAAACATCATTGCCTGTTGAATCATCAAAACAACCAACTAAGAAAatatcttcttcctcttcttcttctgctgCTGTTATTAGTCAAAGGCTTAAAAGCTTAGAGAAACAAgtaaaaggaagaaagaaaaacaagaagtGA